In the genome of Oncorhynchus tshawytscha isolate Ot180627B unplaced genomic scaffold, Otsh_v2.0 Un_contig_4324_pilon_pilon, whole genome shotgun sequence, the window ATCTATGCTTGTCCTATGGTGGACTCAAGGTCACCATGGTgtcaacattacatacagtaagtcTAAGGCACCGTCAACAAAGTATACCAGGGTTCTTGTTAAGGAGAAGTGCATAACATTTCCAGAGAAGCCAGTCTTCAATGGATTCTACGTCTGCTGTTTTCAGTCTTATCCTTTAAAAGCGGCAATCAGCCGTTGAAACCATAACAAACCGTCTCCCCACCCGTtacggtaaaaagctgagggacggGGCTCAAACTCAGAGTTATGGATACGAGGACTGGATACGAGGCCAGTGCAGTGCACGCTTTGGGAGAAGGGTGGACAATTGGGACTCTAATTTATCTCCTGGTTACAAGCCCAGTTTCAACCTATCCAGTTGCTATAGTTTTTGTGGACAGTAGACATAAAAATATGACAAACTCAATCAGTACATAAATGACTAGATAGGAACATGCATATTACACAGATCAGTTGAGCAAACAAGCCTTGTGTTTTCAATGGGCGGTTTAATTTAACGTGTAGTTTAATGAGCGGTTTAATGTGTTTTTTCGCTTCGGCTTTTTATGGCTTTACCTTGACTGTTATCAGATAAACCCTGTCTAAGAGTTATGAGAAAGGACTCATAACTGCTGGGTTTTTGTCCCACTTCAGGAGCCGTAGGCAGACTTTGACTGaatcctaaatgacaccctatcccctatatatagtgcactacttttaaccagagccttatgggtcctggtcaaaagtagtgcactataaagggaattgggtgccatttgggacacagtcagaGTCTGCTTACGGCTCCTGAAGTGGGACAAAAACCCAGCAGTTTACATAGGACATTAATAGTAAGGCTTTCTTGGGCATTTGGCTTATCCTGTAGAATTCAGTAGTCTCACGATACACTGGTCAATTAAATAAACATACTTTTTTGACATTGAATAAAAACATTGTGCTTGCATGTCATCAAGATAATTGTGCTAAattgaaaacaaaaagataaaatgtttttttaaaaagaCACTACAGCCATTCAAAGAATTGGCGTTTCAACTATGAATATCTAGTATGTACagacaccagaggaggctggtgggaggaagaTATCGGAGGATCGGCTCactaatggctggaatgaaataAATGGAAccgagtcaaacatgtggtttccatatttgataccattccatcccagccattacaatgagcaggTCCTCCTATAtcttcctcccaccagcctcctctgacagaCACACATTCTCCTTCCTTCTGGAACACAGAAGCAGGGGACTAGAGTTctgaacagagaggggggagacaagcACACTGATTAGCTAAAGCAAGCACTTGCCCCTCCCACGAGAGCTCTCATTGgctgttttttgcatatcccaaatCATGTGAGCTCCAGTGTCACGTGACCAGGACCGGACTTTTGCCCCTCCCGCTCAGCTGCGCCCCTGTCTCAGGGTAGAAGTCTCCTTTTAACCACATCATCCACTGAATTAGTAGTACGCAGACCTGTGTTCAAACACTATTTAAAACCATTTCAAATACTTGTATCGGTCTGTGCTTTCATCCAGTTTCCCTGTTCCAATATAAACGTTGGCAGAGTGAACCCCCCCCCACCTTGCACTCCAGACAGACAAAAgcaaaacaaatatttgaaatagtatttgaacccaggtctggtgatAAGGAGCTTCCACTTCCTTTCTCCAGAATTCTACCCCAGTAATAGAATGGTGAAATTGCCCCTTGGCCTAGACGCTGATCTGGGGTCAGTTTAACATTcccccccactaatggttaaggttaggaatggGGGAAgtgaagctgatcctagacctgtacctaggggaaacttcaccgcGGAGCCCCTCAGTAGTTAGGGGGTTGGTATTCCCCCTGGggttgggtggtggtggtggtgctaggCGTGAAGGGGGGTTGTTGGAAGTCGTCTGGCGCGCTGGAAGGGTACGGGGAGTAGGTGGTGGGGGTGTAGGCCGAGGGGGCGTAGGTCGGGGGGTAAGGGGTGTGCTGCTCTGGCGGAGACTCGGCATAGATGCTCTGGGTGACGTCGGTAACACCACGGCGATATCTCCCCAAAGCGAAGTAGGTTAGGATTCCCTGTTGTAGACACAAAGAGGAGTCAATTAATGAattcaatcagtcagtcaatgaaTCAATTAGTGAATGAATAATTCAGTCAGTTAATGAATCAATTAATAAATTCAATCAGTCAGTTAATGAATCAATTAGTGAATGAATAATTCAGTCAGTTAATGAATCAATTAATAAATTCAATCAGTCAGTTAATGAATCAATTAGTGAATGAATAATTCAGTCAGTTAATGAATGAGTCAGTCAGTTACTGAAGAGGTCAGTCAGTGTGGTGAAGTTATGACCAGGCCATAGTGTAGCTGTAGTAAAGGAGAGGCAGCTGTAGTGACAGTCCTCCTCACCCAGGTGGCgatagagaagaaagagaaggcaATGGCGGAGCGGGCGGCGTCCTGGGGGATTCCTCTGACATCAATCGTACGACTCCATTGGCTAGTCAGGAGGCAGAAACACACGAACCACAGGAACGTCCACACaactgatacagacagacaggaaacatgGAATATACATATTTACACTACAACTACCTACAGGGCCACGTTCATTAGGGAACACGACTGAAAACGTTATGAAACCTTTTATCAATGGGGGGGGGGAAGTATATATATAAGCATTTCTTATTGTACGTTCCAGGCAGTCCCGCCCCgtttcagtccgttttcttccATGTGGTGCTATGATGAACAAGACCCAGGTGCCTGGAAGCTCTTTCCTCACACCACAACCctaggtccacacacacacctcctcaccTGAGAATCCCAGGTCGGCCATGACAGCGTACTTCCTCTCCTTTGCGTTGCTCATCAGCGGCATGTAGGCGTCCAATAAGAGGAAGAAAAAACAGGCCAGGAAGGCTGGAGAAATAAAGAGATactttataaatatatattttaacacTTTATTGAGACAGTAAGGAAATGAGGTGGGGAGTCAGGCAAGTGGGAGAAACAGTAAGGATGCAGGGTTTGAAccccagtctcctgaggggagtCGTATTATGAGACAAGGAATCAAccccagtctcctgaggggagtCGTATTATGAGACAAGGAATCAAccccagtctcctgaggggagtCATATTGAGACAAGGAATCAAccccagtctcctgaggggagtCATATTGAGACAAGGAATCAACCCCAATCTCCTGCGGGGAGTCGTATTATGAGACAAGGAATCAAccccagtctcctgaggggagtCATATATGAGACAAGGAATCAACCCCAGTCTCCTGCGGGGAGTCGTATTATGAGACAAGGAATCAACCCCAGTCTCCTGCGGGGAGTCGTATTATGAGACAAGGAATCAACCCCAGTCTCCTGCGGGGAGTCGTATTATGAGACAAGGAATCAACCCCAGTCTCCTGCGGTGAGTCGTATTATGAGACAAGGAATCAACCCCAGTCTCCTGCGGGGAGTCGTATTATGAGACAAGGAATCAAccccagtctcctgaggggagtCGTATTATGAGACAAGGAATCAAccccagtctcctgaggggagtCGTATTATGAGACAAGGAATCAACCCCAGTCTCCTGCGGGGAGTCATATTATGAGACAAGGAATCAACCCCAGTCTCCTGCAGGGAGTCGTATTATGAGATGTGCCAGGAGTGTTACCACCACACCATAGCTCTGCATAAAGAGATACTTTCTATTGTCAACTGTCACAGAGACACAAACAATTATTTTTCTGTTATCTGAACCCAGGGCACAACGGCGGGAGATGCCATCTCTGATCCGGTTTGCTGCCTGGCCCCGAACAGATTCTTCCACTCGAGGGTGGTTTCCCCCtgggcacagatctaggatcagctcccctCCCCAATCGTAACTATTAGTGGGGGAAATGCCTAACTGTCCCAAGATCAGCATCTTGAGGCGACTTCACCCAACAGCATTTTCTCAGTCAGCCCTGGGATTAGAACCTGTAACCCAGAACCACTAGACTACTTACCTATGACACCGATGCCCACAGCGTAGTGACACGCCGAGTCATTCTGGTTGAAGACGCAATGCGCGTCGGGGCTGTGCGATTTGTTGACAAATCCCTCCGCCGTGATGCAGGAGAAGACCACGATGGAAAAAATCtaagaaggggaagagaggaaagtttCAATTTGACTGTTTTCACTGTGACCTGCATGTTTATTTATCCATCTAGTCGTCCCTCACAGACGGGGCCtcgtttccctctccctccctcaacgaCGGGGCctcgtttccccctccctccctcaacgaCGGGGCctcgtttccccctccctccctcagcgaCGGGGCctcgtttccccctccctccctcagcgaCGGGGCctcgtttccccctccctccctcagcgaCGGGGCCTcgtttcccctccctccctcagcgaCGGGGCctcgtttccccctccctccctcagcgaCGGGGCctcgtttccccctccctccctcagcgaCGGGGCctcgtttccccctccctccctcagcgaCGGGGCctcgtttccccctccctccctcagcgaCGGGGCctcgtttccccctccctccctcagcgaCGGGGCctcgtttccccctccctccctcagcgaCGGGGCctcgtttccccctccctccctcagcgaCGGGGCctcgtttccccctccctccctcagcgaCGGGGCctcgtttccccctccctccctcagcgaCGGGGCCTCgtttcccccccctccctcagcGACGGGGCCTCGTTTCCCTCAGCCCCTCGTTTCCCCCCCTCAGCGACGGGGCCTCGTTTTCCCCCTCCCTCAGCGACGGGGCCTCGTTTCCCCCCCTCCCTCAGCGACGGGGCCTCGTTTCCCCCCCTCCCTCAGcgacctcctccccctccctcagcgACGGGGCCTCGTTTCCCCCCCTCCCTCAGCGACGGGGCCTCGTTTCCCCCTCCTCACGCGACGGGGCctcgtttccccctccctccctcagcgaCGGGGCctcgtttccccctccctccctcagcgaCGGGGCCTCGTTTCCCCCCCTCCCTCAGCGACGGGGCCTCGTTTCCCCCTCCCCTCAGCGACGGGGCctcgtttccccctccctccctcagcgaCGGGGCCTcgtttccccctcccctccctcagcgACGGGGCCTcgtttctccctcctccctccctcaccgacGGGGCCtcgttctccccctcccctcaccgacggggcctcgtttccctctctccctccctcaccgacggggcctcgtttccctctctctccctccccctcaccgacggggcctcgtttccctctctccccctccctcaccgacggggcctcgtttccctctctctccctccctccctcaccgacggggcctcgtttccctctccctccctccctcaccgacggggcctcgtttccctctctctctccctccctcaccgacg includes:
- the syngr2b gene encoding synaptogyrin-2b isoform X2, with product MTGGRNEAPSIFSIVVFSCITAEGFVNKSHSPDAHCVFNQNDSACHYAVGIGVIAFLACFFFLLLDAYMPLMSNAKERKYAVMADLGFSVVWTFLWFVCFCLLTSQWSRTIDVRGIPQDAARSAIAFSFFSIATWGILTYFALGRYRRGVTDVTQSIYAESPPEQHTPYPPTYAPSAYTPTTYSPYPSSAPDDFQQPPFTPSTTTTTQPQGEYQPPNY
- the syngr2b gene encoding synaptogyrin-2b isoform X1, which produces MEETGGVGGASAYGASLAGGGFDFHKFAKQPHTIVRFLSWIFSIVVFSCITAEGFVNKSHSPDAHCVFNQNDSACHYAVGIGVIAFLACFFFLLLDAYMPLMSNAKERKYAVMADLGFSVVWTFLWFVCFCLLTSQWSRTIDVRGIPQDAARSAIAFSFFSIATWGILTYFALGRYRRGVTDVTQSIYAESPPEQHTPYPPTYAPSAYTPTTYSPYPSSAPDDFQQPPFTPSTTTTTQPQGEYQPPNY